A section of the Saccopteryx leptura isolate mSacLep1 chromosome 6, mSacLep1_pri_phased_curated, whole genome shotgun sequence genome encodes:
- the LOC136375742 gene encoding protocadherin beta-10-like has protein sequence MEAEGLRCPRQRQVLFLFLFWRISLAESGFGQYSVTEETERGLFVVNLAKDLGLGDQELVARGARVVFDDNKQHLLLDCHTGDLLTNEKLDREKLCGFTEPCMLYFQILMDNPFQIYRAELRVRDVNDHSPVFQDKETVFKIPENTAEGTTFQLERAQDSDEGLNGIQNYTINPNSFFRVKISDSDEGMLYPELVLEKALDREKQQELSLTLTALDGGSPPRSGTSTIRVVILDVNDNAPRFSQAIYQTQAPENSPVGSIITKVSAADVDSGVYADISYSFFDASEDIRTTFQINSFSGEIILRMLLDYELVKSYKINIQAIDGGGLSAKCTVLVEVLDTNDNPPELIMSSLSNHVPENSPQTTLAVFRIKDRDSGENGKILCYIQENLPFLLRPSVENYYLLMTEGALDRESQAEYNITIVVTDMGTPRLKTEYNINVLVSDVNDNAPSFTQTSYTLFVRENNSPALHIGSVSATDTDAGSNAQVTYSLLPPQDPSLPLASLVSINADNGHLFALRALDFEALQAFEFLVGATDRGAPALSSQALVRVQVLDANDNSPFVLYPPQNGSAPCTELVPRAAEPGYLVSKVVAVDGDSGQNAWLSYQLLKATEPGLFGVWAHNGEVRTARLLSERDAAKHRLLLLVKDNGEPPRSASVTLHVLLVDGFSQPYLPLPEAAADAAQADPLTVYLVIALASVSSLFLFSVLAFVAVRLCRRSRAAWAGGCSVPEGHLPGHLVDVSGTGTLSQNYQYEVCLMGGPGTSEFKFLKPILPNIQDQGPERNSDKNPTFGNSLGFNF, from the coding sequence ATGGAGGCAGAAGGCTTGCGCTGCCCAAGACAAAGGCaagtcctgtttctctttctgttttggaGAATATCTTTGGCAGAATCTGGGTTTGGACAATATTCGGTgacagaagaaacagagagaggattGTTTGTGGTCAATCTGGCAAAGGATCTGGGGCTAGGGGACCAGGAGCTGGTTGCAAGGGGAGCCCGGGTGGTCTTTGATGATAACAAACAACACTTGCTCCTGGATTGTCATACTGGGGATTTGCTCACAAATGAGAAACTAGACCGGGAGAAACTATGTGGCTTCACAGAGCCCTGTATGTTGTATTTCCAAATTTTAATGGATAACCCCTTTCAGATTTACCGGGCTGAGCTGAGGGTCAGGGATGTAAATGATCATTCACCAGTGTTTCAGGACAAAGAAACAGTCTTTAAAATACCAGAAAATACAGCTGAAGGGACAACATTTCAACTAGAAAGAGCACAAGATTCAGATGAAGGACTTAATGGTATCCAGAATTATACCATCAACCCAAATTCTTTTTTCCGTGTTAAAATTAGTGACAGTGATGAAGGCATGCTATATCCAGAGCTAGTGTTAGAAAAGGCACTGGATAGAGAGAAGCAGCAAGAGCTAAGTTTAACACTCACAGCACTTGATGGTGGGTCTCCACCTAGGTCTGGGACCTCCACTATACGCGTTGTAATCCTGGATGTTAATGACAATGCCCCACGGTTTTCACAGGCTATCTACCAGACCCAGGCTCCAGAGAACAGCCCAGTAGGTTCTATTATTACTAAAGTCTCTGCAGCAGATGTAGACTCTGGAGTCTATGCAGACATATCCTATTCATTTTTTGATGCTTCTGAAGATATTCGAACAACCtttcaaataaattctttttcagGGGAAATAATTCTTAGAATGTTGCTTGATTATGAGCTAGTAaagtcttataaaataaatatacaggcaATCGACGGTGGGGGCCTTTCTGCAAAATGTACAGTTTTGGTTGAGGTGTTAGACACCAATGACAATCCCCCTGAACTGATCATGTCATCACTTTCTAACCATGTTCCTGAGAACTCTCCTCAGACCACACTGGCTGTTTTTAGGATTAAAGACAGAGACTctggagaaaatggaaaaatactttGTTACATTCAAGAAAATCTGCCATTCCTTCTGAGACCCTCTGTGGAGAATTATTACCTTCTAATGACAGAAGGAGCTCTGGACAGAGAAAGTCAAGCAGAGTACAACATCACCATCGTTGTCACAGACATGGGAACCCCCAGGCTGAAAACTGAATACAACATAAACGTGCTGGTCTCAGACGTCAATGACAATGCCCCCTCCTTCACCCAAACCTCCTACACGCTCTTCGTCCGCGAGAACAACAGCCCCGCCCTGCACATCGGCAGCGTCAGCGCCACGGACACAGACGCGGGCTCCAACGCCCAGGTCACCTACTCGCTGCTGCCGCCCCAGGACCCCAGCCTGCCCCTGGCCTCGCTGGTGTCCATCAACGCGGACAACGGACACCTGTTCGCCCTGAGGGCGCTGGATTTCGAGGCGCTGCAGGCGTTCGAGTTCCTCGTGGGCGCCACAGACCGCGGGGCCCCGGCGCTGAGCAGCCAGGCGCTGGTGCGCGTGCAGGTGCTGGACGCCAACGACAACTCGCCCTTCGTGCTGTACCCGCCGCAGAACGGCTCGGCGCCCTGCACCGAGCTGGTGCCCAGGGCGGCCGAGCCCGGCTACCTGGTGAGCAAGGTGGTGGCGGTGGACGGCGACTCGGGCCAGAACGCCTGGCTGTCGTACCAGCTGCTCAAGGCCACGGAGCCCGGGCTGTTCGGCGTGTGGGCGCACAACGGCGAGGTGCGCACGGCCCGGCTGCTGAGCGAGCGCGACGCGGCCAAGCaccggctgctgctgctggtcaagGACAACGGCGAGCCGCCGCGCTCGGCCAGCGTCACGCTGCACGTGCTGCTGGTGGACGGCTTCTCGCAGCCCTACCTGCCGCTGCCCGAAGCGGCGGCCGACGCGGCCCAGGCCGACCCGCTCACCGTCTACCTGGTCATCGCGTTGGCGTCGGTGTCGTCGCTCTTCCTGTTCTCGGTGCTGGCGTTCGTCGCGGTGCGGCTGTGCAGGCGGAGCAGGGCCGCCTGGGCGGGTGGCTGCTCGGTGCCCGAGGGCCACCTTCCGGGCCACCTGGTGGACGTCAGCGGCACCGGGACTCTGTCCCAGAACTACCAGTATGAGGTGTGTCTCATGGGAGGCCCAGGGACAAGCGAGTTCAAGTTTTTGAAGCCAATTCTCCCCAATATTCAGGATCAGGGCCCTGAGAGGAATAGTGATAAAAACCCCACCTTTGGAAACAGCTTAGgatttaatttttag